In Dolichospermum flos-aquae CCAP 1403/13F, the following proteins share a genomic window:
- a CDS encoding AMP-binding protein: MEHLCYTSIPNPTNSLTIVDILREYALKQPSKEAFIFIKHSYEVPEETRLSYAELHQSAENIANLLLQHNPNSSLPVLLVFPPGLEFIKAFFGCLYAGMIAVPTNPPRRNQSLKRIKSIVADSGACIGLTSESLLKPLQEMVLDNSDSQGLQWLSMNNLVVDNTDNGQQQDLPVVASQTIAFLQYTSGSTGDPKAVMVTHSNLIHNEQMIQKSFGHSQETLFVGWLPLYHDMGLVGNVLQPLFLGITSILMSPVDFLQQPYRWLKAISDYRATTSGGPNFAYDLCVRKITPDQRLSLDLSSWQLAFNGAEPIRADTLRAFTEAFAPCGFRPNSFYPCYGMAETTLLVSGGKKEDLPVVYSLDRDALSRGEAIASEKNYEYQVTQSIVGCGKSCAEGTVRIVNPETLVNCSDCQVGEIWVAGPHVAQGYWHRTEQTEKTFQAYIADTKEGPFLRTGDLGFLENGELFVTGRIKDVIIIRGRNHYPQDIELTVEKSHPSLKLGSGAAFSIDINGEERLVVCQEIERSYLRKLDINEVVTAIRRAVSQEHELQLYAVVLLKTGSILKTSSGKIQRQACLSSFINDDLNVVGLWKSEVEILKNVANSLESSQYDLTSESLHGNSEYTIESILNWIEAWVAKKLKIDPHQIDPSKSFADYGIDSIMAVEFSQALGDWLEHPLEATILWNFSTIESLGQYLTDELKKKSSASQPLVLDEQEISPAPNYPPQLEIESLIDQEILELEKLLGAGK, translated from the coding sequence TAAAACAGCCTAGTAAAGAAGCCTTTATTTTTATTAAACATTCCTATGAAGTTCCCGAAGAAACAAGACTGAGTTATGCAGAATTACATCAATCTGCTGAAAATATAGCTAATCTTCTGCTGCAACACAATCCTAATAGTAGTTTACCTGTACTATTGGTTTTTCCTCCAGGGTTAGAGTTTATAAAGGCTTTCTTTGGATGCCTCTATGCAGGAATGATTGCAGTACCAACAAATCCACCTAGACGTAACCAGAGTTTGAAGCGCATCAAATCCATAGTTGCAGATTCAGGAGCTTGTATTGGTCTCACCAGCGAATCATTGTTAAAACCATTACAGGAAATGGTGCTAGACAATTCAGATTCCCAAGGGTTGCAATGGCTGTCTATGAATAACTTAGTAGTAGATAATACCGATAACGGACAACAACAGGATTTACCCGTAGTGGCATCCCAAACCATAGCATTTTTACAATACACATCTGGATCAACTGGAGACCCAAAAGCTGTGATGGTGACTCACAGCAACCTGATCCATAACGAGCAGATGATTCAAAAATCTTTTGGTCATAGTCAGGAGACTCTATTTGTAGGCTGGCTACCTCTTTATCATGATATGGGCTTGGTGGGTAATGTGTTACAGCCATTGTTCTTAGGTATTACCTCAATTTTAATGTCTCCAGTAGACTTCCTCCAACAGCCTTATCGGTGGTTAAAAGCTATTTCCGATTATCGAGCCACTACTAGCGGCGGACCCAACTTTGCTTATGACTTATGTGTACGTAAAATCACGCCCGACCAGCGTTTATCTTTAGACCTCAGTAGTTGGCAGTTAGCCTTTAACGGAGCAGAACCAATTCGAGCAGATACCTTGCGTGCCTTTACAGAAGCCTTTGCACCTTGTGGTTTTCGCCCAAACAGCTTTTATCCTTGTTACGGAATGGCAGAAACTACCCTATTGGTATCAGGGGGAAAAAAAGAAGATTTGCCAGTTGTTTATTCACTAGATCGAGATGCTTTGAGCCGAGGAGAGGCGATCGCCTCTGAAAAGAATTATGAGTATCAAGTAACACAATCAATCGTAGGGTGTGGTAAATCCTGTGCAGAAGGAACTGTACGGATAGTTAATCCAGAAACATTAGTTAATTGTTCAGATTGCCAAGTAGGTGAGATTTGGGTAGCTGGTCCCCATGTTGCTCAAGGCTATTGGCATAGGACTGAACAGACAGAAAAAACTTTTCAAGCCTACATTGCCGATACCAAAGAAGGACCATTTCTCCGCACAGGAGATTTAGGATTCTTGGAAAATGGTGAGTTATTTGTCACAGGACGGATCAAAGATGTAATTATCATCCGAGGACGTAATCATTATCCCCAAGATATAGAACTAACAGTAGAAAAAAGTCACCCATCCCTAAAACTTGGTAGCGGTGCTGCCTTTAGCATAGACATCAACGGTGAAGAACGGCTAGTAGTCTGTCAAGAAATAGAACGAAGTTATTTACGAAAACTTGATATTAATGAAGTAGTTACAGCTATCCGCAGAGCAGTATCTCAGGAACATGAACTGCAACTTTATGCTGTAGTCTTGCTGAAGACAGGCAGTATCCTCAAGACATCCAGTGGCAAAATCCAGCGCCAAGCCTGTCTAAGTTCATTTATAAATGATGATCTGAATGTAGTAGGTTTGTGGAAATCAGAAGTAGAAATCCTCAAAAATGTAGCCAATTCCCTAGAATCTTCTCAATATGATCTCACATCTGAGTCTTTACATGGTAATTCAGAATATACTATCGAGTCTATTCTCAATTGGATTGAAGCCTGGGTAGCTAAAAAATTAAAAATAGATCCCCATCAAATTGATCCTAGTAAATCTTTTGCCGATTATGGAATAGATTCAATCATGGCGGTAGAATTTTCTCAAGCATTAGGGGATTGGCTAGAACATCCTCTAGAAGCAACTATACTTTGGAACTTCTCCACCATTGAATCCTTAGGGCAATATTTAACAGATGAACTCAAGAAAAAATCCTCTGCTTCTCAACCACTGGTACTAGATGAACAGGAAATTTCCCCAGCACCTAATTACCCTCCCCAACTGGAAATTGAGTCATTGATTGACCAAGAAATATTAGAATTAGAAAAGTTGTTGGGGGCAGGTAAATGA
- a CDS encoding type I polyketide synthase has translation MSNTESNQEQTTSLQRLLHALKQARTQIENTERQKTEPIAIIGMGFRFPGGVKDQETFWQLLDQGVDAITEVPSDRWDVERYYDLNPDAPGKIYTRYGGFLEQVDQFDPQFFGIAPREAMDMDPQHRLLLEMTWEAIENAGIAPERLKGTQTGLFVGMSSDDYSQLSLNFEDLNSVEAYRGLGSARSIAVGRLAHILDLQGLTMQLDTSCSSSLLAIHLACQSLRSGESHLAIAGGVNLILSPMNTILGCKLRALSTDGRCKTFDAAADGYVRGEGGGMVLLKRLSEAEADGDNILALIRGSAANHDGKSNGLTAPNGLAQEAVIKQALTNARVKPEQIQYVEAHGTGTPLGDPIEVLALGKVFCQGRSEQEPLIIGSVKTNFGHLEAAAGIASLIKVVLCLQHQQIPPHLHCQNPNPYIPWDQLAIAIPTELTPLSPQDSHLAGISCFGMSGTNVHIIVESPATPVKSEDDPQLHLLTLSGKTEQGLRDLAQSYEEFLNQHPDISIADICFTANTGRSHFDHRLGIIAQSHHHLHRQLEDFRQQTPITSVISGQLTSKKRPKIAFLFTGQGSQYVNMGKELYQTQPVFRQSLDQCAQILSSELEYPLLEILYSQTRENPLINQTACTQPALFALEYALTQLWQSWGIKPDIVMGHSVGEYVAACVAGIFSLEDGLKLITHRGRLMQQLPEDGEMVAVMASGGQVQPIITPYKDQIAIAAYNTANSIVISGAKTAIRDVCNQLESQGIKTKNLQVSHAFHSPLMQPMLAEFATASAQITYKQPQIPLISNLTGKPATADITTGQYWVNHICDPVKFADSVTTLNQLGYKIYLEIGPQPILLGMVNQQESPVVPLTLPSLYPKLPDYQQLLQSLATLYTHGVSVNWPEFHQTDTNRRKVALPTYPFRRERYWINRHLQGKNQVTHSPFSQDQQRHPILGYRLSNVATLPHTYIWETPIDEFYLSWLKDHQVWDTVIMPHTGYLQIAFEATQAAFGQPGNEITNLKLYYPLFLSTAEEQKIQVILSPQSESKMLLQVYSCRLSKSSSTSEWTLYADAQVSSSPTYPEQTDNSRRLIEV, from the coding sequence ATGAGTAATACTGAATCAAATCAAGAGCAAACAACCTCATTACAAAGGTTACTCCACGCCCTAAAACAAGCTCGTACCCAAATCGAAAATACAGAACGACAAAAAACTGAACCCATAGCGATTATTGGTATGGGGTTTCGATTTCCCGGTGGAGTGAAAGACCAAGAGACATTTTGGCAACTATTAGATCAGGGAGTAGATGCTATTACTGAAGTTCCTAGCGATCGCTGGGATGTTGAGCGTTATTATGATCTTAATCCAGATGCACCAGGAAAAATATATACCCGTTATGGCGGGTTTTTAGAACAAGTAGACCAATTTGATCCGCAATTTTTCGGTATTGCTCCCCGCGAAGCCATGGATATGGACCCCCAACACCGATTGTTATTAGAAATGACCTGGGAAGCCATAGAAAATGCCGGCATTGCCCCAGAGCGACTGAAAGGCACGCAAACAGGCCTATTTGTCGGCATGAGTTCCGATGATTATTCCCAACTCAGTTTGAATTTTGAGGATTTAAACAGCGTCGAAGCCTACAGAGGATTAGGGAGCGCTCGCAGTATAGCCGTTGGTCGTTTGGCGCATATTCTGGATTTACAGGGCTTAACGATGCAACTAGATACATCTTGCTCATCTTCCCTATTAGCCATTCATTTAGCCTGTCAAAGTCTGCGTTCCGGTGAATCTCATCTGGCTATAGCTGGTGGTGTGAATTTAATTCTTTCCCCCATGAACACCATCTTGGGATGCAAACTTCGCGCTTTATCAACCGATGGCCGTTGTAAGACCTTTGACGCTGCGGCGGATGGTTATGTCAGAGGAGAAGGGGGTGGTATGGTGTTACTAAAGCGGCTATCTGAGGCAGAAGCTGATGGTGACAACATCCTAGCATTAATTCGGGGTTCTGCCGCCAATCATGATGGTAAAAGTAATGGACTAACAGCCCCTAACGGCTTGGCTCAAGAGGCTGTAATTAAACAAGCTTTAACCAATGCACGTGTAAAACCAGAACAGATTCAATATGTAGAAGCACATGGTACAGGAACACCTCTAGGAGATCCAATTGAAGTATTGGCATTAGGGAAAGTTTTCTGTCAAGGTCGCTCAGAGCAAGAACCGTTAATCATTGGTTCAGTTAAAACTAACTTTGGTCACTTGGAAGCCGCAGCGGGAATAGCCAGTTTAATTAAAGTAGTCCTGTGTTTACAACATCAGCAAATACCGCCCCATTTACACTGCCAAAATCCTAATCCTTATATACCTTGGGATCAACTAGCGATCGCTATTCCCACCGAATTAACTCCATTATCTCCCCAAGATAGCCATTTAGCCGGAATTAGCTGCTTTGGCATGAGTGGCACAAATGTACATATTATTGTCGAATCACCCGCAACTCCAGTCAAAAGTGAGGATGATCCACAACTGCATCTTTTGACCCTTTCCGGCAAAACTGAACAGGGTTTGCGAGATTTAGCCCAAAGTTATGAAGAATTTTTAAATCAGCATCCTGACATCTCCATTGCGGATATATGTTTTACTGCAAATACAGGGCGATCGCACTTTGATCATAGACTAGGGATTATTGCCCAATCACATCATCACCTGCACCGACAACTAGAGGATTTCCGACAACAGACACCAATTACCTCGGTAATCAGTGGGCAACTGACCAGCAAAAAACGCCCAAAAATTGCCTTTTTATTCACAGGACAAGGTTCGCAATATGTGAACATGGGCAAAGAACTATACCAAACCCAACCAGTTTTTCGCCAATCCCTAGACCAATGCGCCCAAATTCTCAGTTCTGAATTAGAGTATCCACTTTTGGAAATTCTCTATTCACAAACAAGGGAAAATCCTCTAATTAATCAAACAGCATGCACCCAACCAGCCCTATTTGCCCTAGAATATGCCCTCACCCAACTTTGGCAATCCTGGGGAATTAAACCAGATATAGTCATGGGTCACAGTGTCGGCGAATACGTCGCCGCTTGTGTAGCCGGGATTTTCAGCCTAGAAGACGGACTCAAACTGATTACCCACCGGGGACGGTTGATGCAGCAGTTACCAGAAGACGGAGAGATGGTAGCAGTCATGGCATCAGGGGGACAAGTACAACCAATTATTACCCCCTACAAAGACCAAATAGCGATCGCTGCCTACAACACAGCCAACAGCATAGTCATTTCCGGGGCGAAAACAGCCATCAGAGACGTTTGTAACCAATTAGAATCCCAGGGAATCAAAACCAAAAATCTCCAGGTATCTCACGCCTTCCACTCCCCACTCATGCAGCCAATGCTGGCAGAGTTTGCCACTGCTTCCGCCCAAATTACCTACAAGCAACCGCAAATTCCCTTAATTTCTAACCTCACAGGAAAACCAGCCACCGCAGACATTACCACTGGGCAATACTGGGTAAATCATATCTGCGACCCCGTGAAATTTGCGGATAGTGTCACTACATTAAATCAACTGGGTTATAAAATCTACTTAGAAATTGGACCCCAACCCATCTTGTTAGGGATGGTAAATCAACAGGAATCTCCAGTAGTGCCTTTAACCTTACCTAGCCTATATCCAAAACTTCCTGACTACCAACAATTACTGCAAAGTCTCGCCACCCTGTATACTCATGGTGTGTCAGTGAATTGGCCAGAATTTCACCAAACTGACACCAACCGTCGCAAAGTTGCCCTACCTACCTATCCATTTCGAAGAGAACGCTACTGGATCAATAGACATCTCCAAGGCAAAAATCAGGTCACTCATTCCCCATTCTCTCAAGATCAACAACGACACCCCATTTTAGGATATCGTTTGAGTAATGTAGCAACCTTGCCCCATACTTACATTTGGGAAACACCAATAGATGAATTTTATCTCTCTTGGTTAAAAGATCATCAAGTCTGGGATACCGTGATCATGCCCCATACTGGGTATCTGCAAATAGCTTTTGAAGCCACTCAAGCAGCCTTTGGTCAGCCAGGGAATGAAATTACTAATTTAAAACTTTACTATCCTCTGTTTTTGTCAACAGCAGAAGAGCAAAAGATTCAAGTGATTCTCTCCCCCCAATCGGAAAGTAAGATGTTACTGCAAGTGTATAGCTGTCGCCTCAGTAAATCCTCTTCCACATCAGAGTGGACTTTATACGCAGATGCACAAGTTTCGTCTTCACCAACCTATCCAGAACAAACAGATAATTCACGGAGGTTAATAGAAGTATGA
- a CDS encoding type I polyketide synthase produces MKFGLMFFASSEDALVGDKYSLVIDSARFADQHGFSSIWTPERHFTQFGSLYPNPAVLNAALARETQRIRLQAGSVVMPLHHPLEVAESWSLVDNLSNGRVGISLAPGWNPGDFATSPDKYSDRHQAVFTNLEILRKLWQGESLKVTDGKGQPTEVRIYPTPIQPQLPIWITAAGNPQTYIKAGEVGANLLTHLLDQEVETLGEKIALYRQARARNGHDPEAGIVSLMLHTFVGQDFELVREQARLPYCNYLKANIGLLKGLAQSRGHDVDISTLPERDLNDFVNFLYDRFATSRGLIGTPETCQNLLAQLDRIGVNEVACLLDFGLSKELILQQLPDLNQLREEDQGMGNRELLTGNRKQELVTSHQSVIPVESLETIRLRCQDQRNAREFYQLLQGHGLQLQATYQGIQNLWLGEREALAQIKLSGEVAFGNGFQVRAAVLDACHQVLGATLLGKILSGGMETDTQTTPEKMSLYLPTGLKSFQIYESLGTEVWSHAVLRHHQSSNSSVAAQEMIEGDIYIFNSTGNLVVKVSGLQMQSTTVAGQSTSQKQQDPNLLYELQWQPQPWVEVASTTTEPGVWLIFADQSGVSQNVIELLEAQGDTCWIINHSENSQNQPQQQIVVTPGDQTQMQQLMSQALAPGHPLCRGILHLWSLDVTPSQATTLPSLQQDQTLTVTSFLHLVQAVSQTAQAQIPPIWIVTQDVQQVGSETTPRSIAQAPIWGLGRVVATELPKVWGGLVDLDGDNTPEVSAKQLLHILQTSDREDQIVLRQGHPHILRLVKSQKTPVSPQSIQLQPEATYAITGGFGHFGLESAKWLAKKGAKSLALIGRRTPSSPVQSAIKELEKTGVQVLVVEADVSDVTGMTEAIATIQSTCPPLKGIFHIAGLSQQNLLTNITTNDMDAMLRPKVFGTWNLHQLTLDLHLDFFFSTSSMSPVFGSQGLGHYAAANYFLDIFAHYRHSLGLPALTVNVGALAGGGMALASPAGEKYTTQIGLNLTHPSDLLDVAGGFFSQADVANMVIADMDWSLFKPLYEGTTGKLLLGQIEAQNSATQAKIGQRDILWQQLETLPESERYQQVVTHLQQEVANILGYSANQPLFNPEVGFFDLGMDSLLAVAFKNKLENSLGSSLPTVLIFEHPNVISLTEYIITEVLQWESAIDDDNVQPVSQPSGLETELSQTIQELSEQTLEDLINQKLARALEDD; encoded by the coding sequence ATGAAATTTGGTTTAATGTTCTTTGCCAGCAGTGAAGATGCCCTGGTAGGTGATAAATACAGCCTAGTGATTGACAGCGCCCGATTTGCCGATCAGCACGGCTTTAGTAGTATTTGGACACCAGAGCGGCACTTTACTCAATTTGGTAGTTTATACCCCAATCCAGCGGTTTTGAATGCAGCTTTAGCTAGGGAGACCCAACGGATTCGTTTACAAGCAGGTAGCGTGGTTATGCCTCTGCACCATCCCCTAGAAGTAGCAGAATCATGGTCTTTAGTAGATAACCTGTCCAATGGACGAGTGGGTATATCTTTAGCGCCGGGTTGGAATCCTGGTGATTTTGCCACCTCTCCAGACAAGTATAGCGATCGCCACCAAGCCGTTTTTACCAACTTAGAGATTTTACGCAAACTCTGGCAAGGAGAATCTCTAAAAGTTACCGACGGCAAAGGACAACCCACAGAAGTCCGCATTTATCCCACCCCCATACAGCCCCAATTGCCCATTTGGATCACAGCAGCAGGTAATCCCCAAACATACATCAAAGCCGGAGAAGTGGGGGCAAATCTGCTAACGCACCTTCTAGATCAAGAGGTGGAAACATTAGGAGAAAAAATCGCCCTCTACCGTCAAGCTAGAGCTAGAAACGGTCATGATCCAGAAGCAGGAATAGTCTCACTCATGCTGCATACCTTTGTTGGTCAAGATTTTGAGCTAGTCCGTGAACAAGCAAGACTACCTTACTGTAATTACCTCAAAGCCAACATTGGACTTCTCAAAGGACTAGCCCAAAGTCGAGGTCACGATGTTGATATTAGTACATTGCCTGAGCGAGACTTGAATGATTTTGTTAACTTTTTGTATGATCGCTTTGCGACATCAAGAGGCTTAATTGGCACTCCTGAGACTTGTCAGAACTTACTAGCACAGTTGGATAGAATTGGTGTTAATGAAGTAGCGTGCTTACTGGATTTTGGTTTAAGTAAAGAACTGATTCTCCAACAGTTACCTGATCTCAATCAATTACGAGAAGAGGATCAGGGAATGGGGAACAGGGAACTCTTAACAGGGAACAGGAAGCAGGAGTTAGTAACTTCGCACCAGTCCGTTATTCCTGTAGAGTCCCTAGAAACTATTCGTTTGCGTTGTCAAGATCAGAGAAACGCCCGCGAATTTTATCAACTACTGCAAGGACATGGGTTACAGTTACAAGCAACCTATCAGGGTATTCAAAATCTGTGGTTAGGTGAACGAGAAGCCTTAGCCCAAATTAAATTATCAGGTGAGGTAGCCTTTGGTAATGGGTTTCAAGTGCGAGCGGCGGTATTAGATGCCTGTCACCAAGTCTTAGGGGCAACATTACTGGGTAAAATCCTATCGGGAGGAATGGAGACTGATACTCAGACTACCCCAGAGAAAATGTCCCTCTATTTACCCACAGGACTCAAGAGTTTTCAAATTTATGAATCTCTAGGAACGGAAGTTTGGAGTCATGCTGTCCTGCGTCACCATCAAAGCAGTAATTCTAGTGTCGCTGCTCAAGAGATGATAGAAGGAGATATTTATATTTTTAATAGTACAGGTAATCTGGTGGTGAAAGTATCTGGTTTGCAGATGCAAAGTACCACGGTTGCAGGTCAATCAACCAGTCAAAAACAGCAAGATCCGAATTTGTTGTATGAGTTACAATGGCAACCTCAGCCTTGGGTAGAAGTTGCGTCAACCACAACCGAGCCAGGTGTGTGGTTAATATTTGCAGACCAATCTGGAGTTAGTCAGAATGTAATTGAGTTATTAGAAGCCCAAGGTGATACCTGTTGGATTATTAATCACAGTGAAAACTCCCAGAATCAACCCCAACAGCAAATTGTTGTGACTCCTGGGGATCAAACCCAGATGCAACAGTTAATGAGTCAGGCTTTAGCGCCAGGACATCCTCTCTGTCGCGGTATACTGCATCTGTGGAGTTTAGATGTTACTCCCAGTCAAGCCACCACGTTGCCATCTCTGCAACAGGATCAAACCCTAACTGTCACCAGTTTTTTACATCTAGTGCAAGCAGTTAGCCAAACTGCTCAGGCTCAAATTCCCCCCATCTGGATTGTGACTCAGGACGTGCAGCAGGTGGGATCAGAAACAACTCCCCGTTCTATTGCTCAAGCTCCGATTTGGGGTTTAGGACGAGTTGTAGCCACCGAATTGCCCAAGGTGTGGGGAGGATTGGTAGATTTAGATGGAGATAATACACCTGAAGTATCTGCGAAACAATTACTGCACATATTACAAACAAGCGATCGCGAAGATCAGATTGTTCTCCGTCAAGGACATCCCCATATTCTCCGCCTAGTCAAGAGTCAAAAAACACCAGTTTCACCCCAATCTATCCAACTGCAACCAGAAGCTACTTATGCAATTACCGGAGGATTTGGGCATTTTGGACTAGAAAGTGCGAAATGGTTGGCAAAAAAAGGCGCGAAATCCCTAGCTTTAATCGGCAGACGCACCCCATCCAGTCCAGTCCAGTCCGCCATTAAGGAATTAGAAAAAACTGGAGTTCAAGTCCTGGTTGTTGAAGCAGATGTGTCCGATGTAACGGGCATGACCGAGGCGATCGCTACCATCCAATCTACCTGTCCACCCTTAAAGGGAATTTTCCACATAGCAGGTTTGAGTCAACAAAACCTATTGACAAATATCACAACTAATGATATGGATGCCATGTTGCGTCCTAAAGTTTTTGGCACCTGGAACTTACATCAACTCACATTGGATCTCCATCTCGATTTCTTCTTCAGCACCTCTTCCATGTCTCCCGTATTTGGATCTCAAGGACTAGGACATTATGCTGCGGCTAATTACTTCCTAGATATTTTTGCCCACTATCGTCACAGTTTAGGACTACCAGCATTAACCGTCAATGTTGGGGCTTTAGCAGGTGGTGGTATGGCTTTAGCTTCACCGGCAGGGGAGAAATATACTACCCAAATAGGTTTAAATTTAACTCACCCTAGTGATTTACTAGATGTGGCTGGAGGCTTTTTCTCACAAGCAGATGTAGCGAATATGGTCATTGCCGATATGGATTGGTCACTATTCAAACCCCTTTATGAAGGGACTACTGGTAAACTGCTTTTAGGACAAATAGAGGCACAAAATAGCGCAACTCAGGCAAAAATAGGACAACGAGATATCCTTTGGCAACAGTTGGAGACATTACCGGAAAGTGAGCGTTACCAACAAGTAGTGACTCATTTACAACAAGAAGTAGCCAACATCCTCGGTTACTCTGCCAATCAG